The genomic window CCTGATTTCCGTCACTGAAGTTGGCTGCTCCCAATTCATCACCGCCTcaaccttagcaggatccactgCTATTTCTTGCTTGCTCACTCCATGACCAAGAAATTTCACCTCgaacttccaaaactcacacttggaTAGCTTGGCATACAACTTCCTATCCTTCAGAATTTGTAGCACTGTTCGCAAGTGTTCTGCATGCTCATCCTCAGTCTTAGAATAGATAAGAATGTCATCAATAAACACAATAACAAACTGATCCAGATATGGATGGAAaattctgttcatgtaatccatgaatatcgccggagcattagttagtccgaAGGACATCACAGTATATTCATAGTGACCATAGCGCGTTCTGAAGGCAGTTTTGGGAATATCCTCATTTCTGAACCTTATCTGGTGGTATCCAGATCGTAAATAAATCTTAGAGAACACACTGGCTCCCTGTAATTGGTCCATTAAGTCATCAATCCTTGGCAGCAGGTATTTACTCTTCACTGTAACCTTATTCAGCTGCCTATAGTCAACACATAAgtgcatacttccatctttcttcttcaccagtAATACTGGCGCACCCCACGGAGATACACTTGGTCAGATAAAATTCTTACCCAACAGATCCTCCAGTTGAGACTTCAATTCGGCCATTTCTAGAGGCGACATCCTGTAAGGAGCACTCGAGATTAGTCCGGCCCCAAGTACTAAATCAATAGCAAAATCCACTTCTCGTTTTGGTGGaaattcatcaatatcatcaGGGAATACCTCTGGAAACTCACACAGAACCGGGATTTATTCCAAGTTCTGATCATCACCTGAAACACCCGCAACTAACAACAATATTCCCTGACATTCGGCCCCAAAACAGTTTACCGTCATGGAATTCAGGTAGTATTTATTTACCACAACCGGCCCTTCAGTGTCTTCAGGCATGAAATACACCATTTTCGCAGAGCAATCTAGTAGAACGCGGTTCTTGGATAACTAGTCCAATCCCAgaatgagatcaagaccagtcatcgGCAAACAAATTAAGTTATGCACAAAATCACGCCCTTGTATATGAAAAAGAACTTGGAGGCACCCTAACCTAGTCACCATAgcctcatgggtagcattatatacCTTTAAATCATATCCCAATACTACTATTTTCAATCCTAGCTCATCAGCCttctcaaatgcaataaaagTATGTGAAgcttcagaatcaaacaaagcatTCAAAGTTTTACCCGCCATCTCACAGTTACCTCTGATCAGTGTCTCTGACCCCTCAGCGCCTACTGAAGAAGTAATGTATACTCTTCCTGGTTACTGCACTCTGCCTGTCTCATACCTCTTCTTCTCTGGGCAACTACTAGCCAAGTGTCCCGGCTGCCCACAGGAGTAACAGACTTCAGTCCCAAACCTGCATGGTCCTGAATGATACTTCCCACATCTGTGGCAACTCATATCCTGCTGTGGCTGCTTTCCCTGTCTCCTTCCCTGATTAGCACTAGTATTAAGCCTCCTGGAGTTGCCTTGCCCCTGATTGTTCTGAGGGACAAAGCCACCACGCTTGAACTGTCTGTCTCTGGGTGCAAAGTTTCTCCCTGTGGTCCTCTGGAATGGCATCCTCAAACTCCCTTTTTCTACTGCAGCCCTTCTAATACAATCCTCCGCCACCCTGCTCCTATTCACCAGCTCAGAAAACACTCGAATCTGCATAGGCGCCACAAAGGTCTGAATGTCACTCCTAATGCCTCCTTCATACTTTATACACTTCCACTCAGTAAAGTCCTCAGGAGTTCCCTGACAGATGCATGAGAACCGGCACAATTCCTCAAACTTACTGGTGTACTCAGTAATAGTCATCTGGCCCTGTTTAAGTTGAAGCACTTCGAGCTCTTTGGCATTTCTGACTGAGATGGGGAAATATTTCTTATAGAATTCCTCTCGGAATAACTCCCAAGAGATCACAATCCCATCAGGCTGCAGAATGCGCCTCATGCCCTGCCACCAGTGCTGAGCTTCACCATGCAACTGGTAGGTTCTAAACTCAACCCATTGTTCATCCGGAACCTGTTGAGCTTGTAATGCTCGCTCAATGGCCTGTATCCAGTTATCAGCATCGGTCGGATTCGAGGTCCCTCTGAAAGTTGGAGGGTGAACCTTCAAAAAGGAAGAGAGCGTCATTAGACCATTATCACAATTATTACCATTGTTCCCATTATTAATTTGGTTTCCCAGGGCTTCAGCTGTCGCTTGCATAGCTGCTGCCATATTGCCCAATGCAGCCATGAAGTCTATAGG from Arachis ipaensis cultivar K30076 chromosome B09, Araip1.1, whole genome shotgun sequence includes these protein-coding regions:
- the LOC107615078 gene encoding uncharacterized protein LOC107615078; protein product: MPEASVNIPDPIDFMAALGNMAAAMQATAEALGNQINNGNNGNNCDNGLMTLSSFLKVHPPTFRGTSNPTDADNWIQAIERALQAQQVPDEQWVEFRTYQLHGEAQHWWQGMRRILQPDGIVISWELFREEFYKKYFPISVRNAKELEVLQLKQGQMTITEYTSKFEELCRFSCICQGTPEDFTEWKCIKYEGGIRSDIQTFVAPMQIRVFSELVNRSRVAEDCIRRAAVEKGSLRMPFQRTTGRNFAPRDRQFKRGGFVPQNNQGQGNSRRLNTSANQGRRQGKQPQQDMSCHRCGKYHSGPCRFGTEVCYSCGQPGHLASSCPEKKRYETGRVQ